The following coding sequences are from one Collimonas arenae window:
- the holA gene encoding DNA polymerase III subunit delta: protein MQLRFDALDGHLAKTLAPLYVITSDEHLLALEASDKIRKSARANGCSERDVLVVDRSFKWGELLAANQSQSLFGDKKLVELRIPGGKPGKDGGQALQNYAATLNPDNVTIISLPKLDWATQKAAWVASLQQAAVYIDIPLVERSHLPSWIGVRLAAQQQSADRQSLDFIADRVEGNLLAAHQEIQKLALLHPPGKLSFEQCHDAVLNVARYDVFKLNEAMLVGDATRLVRMMDGLKGEGEALPLVLWAVSEEIRTLLKLKSAAAQGRPIAALLKEYRIWGPRERLMEPALRRLSVATLEAALKDAAQVDKMVKGLRAKAFSGDAWDALLQLGLKVARPQ, encoded by the coding sequence ATGCAACTGCGTTTTGACGCGCTCGACGGCCATCTGGCCAAAACTCTAGCGCCCTTGTATGTGATCACCAGCGACGAGCATCTGCTGGCGCTGGAGGCATCCGACAAGATTCGCAAGAGCGCACGCGCCAACGGCTGCAGCGAGCGCGATGTGCTGGTGGTCGACCGCAGCTTCAAATGGGGCGAATTGCTGGCGGCCAACCAGTCGCAATCGCTATTCGGCGACAAGAAACTGGTCGAACTACGGATTCCCGGCGGCAAACCCGGCAAAGACGGCGGCCAGGCCCTGCAAAACTACGCAGCCACACTGAATCCAGACAACGTCACGATCATCAGCCTGCCCAAACTCGACTGGGCCACGCAAAAGGCGGCCTGGGTCGCCAGCCTGCAGCAGGCTGCAGTGTATATCGACATTCCGCTGGTGGAGCGCTCCCATCTGCCGAGCTGGATCGGCGTGCGGCTGGCGGCACAACAGCAAAGCGCCGACCGCCAGTCGCTGGATTTCATCGCCGACCGGGTCGAGGGTAACCTGCTGGCAGCGCACCAGGAAATCCAGAAACTGGCTTTGCTGCACCCACCCGGCAAGTTGAGCTTCGAACAGTGCCACGATGCAGTACTCAACGTCGCGCGCTATGATGTATTCAAGCTGAACGAAGCCATGCTGGTCGGCGATGCGACGCGCCTGGTGCGCATGATGGACGGCCTGAAAGGCGAAGGCGAAGCGCTGCCGCTGGTGCTGTGGGCGGTCTCGGAAGAAATCCGCACCTTGCTGAAATTGAAATCGGCGGCTGCGCAAGGACGGCCGATTGCAGCGCTGCTCAAGGAATACCGGATCTGGGGGCCGCGCGAACGCCTGATGGAACCGGCGTTACGGCGCCTGAGCGTGGCGACGCTGGAAGCCGCGTTGAAAGACGCGGCGCAGGTCGACAAGATGGTCAAGGGCTTGCGCGCCAAGGCGTTTTCCGGCGATGCATGGGATGCCTTGCTGCAGCTCGGGCTGAAAGTTGCACGACCTCAGTGA
- the lptE gene encoding LPS assembly lipoprotein LptE yields MVALAVAAAYGALLSACGFHLRTSANLPFKSIYMTFGATSPLGVELKRNILASGNTVVLPTEEGAEATLQVLAETREKVVLILNSQGRASEYLLYYKLTFRVLDANKKELLPPTQITLKRDISYNSSQELSKAAEEVLLYRDMQTDMVQQILRRLAAIKSGVPTQVEPSEQPPAGNQADQQATPAPAAAPAVK; encoded by the coding sequence TTGGTTGCGCTGGCCGTTGCTGCTGCTTACGGCGCGCTGCTGTCTGCCTGCGGCTTCCATCTGCGCACTTCGGCAAACCTGCCATTCAAATCGATCTACATGACCTTCGGCGCGACCTCGCCGCTCGGCGTGGAATTGAAGCGCAATATCCTGGCCAGCGGTAATACGGTCGTGCTGCCGACTGAGGAAGGCGCCGAGGCGACCTTGCAAGTGCTAGCTGAAACCCGTGAGAAAGTCGTTCTGATCCTTAACAGCCAAGGCCGGGCCAGCGAATATCTGCTGTATTACAAGCTGACCTTCCGTGTGCTCGATGCCAACAAGAAAGAATTGCTGCCACCGACACAGATCACGTTGAAGCGCGATATCAGTTATAACTCGTCGCAGGAATTGTCGAAAGCTGCGGAAGAGGTGCTGCTGTACCGCGACATGCAGACCGACATGGTCCAGCAGATCCTGCGCCGTCTGGCCGCGATCAAGAGCGGCGTGCCGACCCAGGTCGAACCGTCGGAGCAACCGCCGGCCGGCAATCAAGCAGATCAGCAAGCAACACCGGCGCCTGCTGCTGCGCCGGCAGTTAAGTAA
- a CDS encoding ExbD/TolR family protein, which translates to MGMGSLSDSDDDFNPEINTTPLVDVMLVLLIIFIMTIPVMNHAVKIDLPRASNQPDQTKPENINLAIDADGKVFWNEEPVDHNELALRIATAAQKQPQPELHLRAARTVQYEKVAQVMAAAQSGGLGKIGFVTEPDTK; encoded by the coding sequence ATGGGAATGGGCTCACTGTCCGATTCGGACGACGATTTCAATCCAGAAATCAACACCACGCCGCTGGTCGATGTGATGCTGGTACTGCTGATCATCTTCATCATGACCATTCCGGTCATGAACCACGCGGTCAAGATAGATCTGCCGCGCGCCAGTAATCAGCCAGACCAGACCAAGCCGGAAAACATCAACCTGGCGATCGATGCCGACGGCAAAGTATTCTGGAACGAAGAGCCGGTTGACCATAATGAACTGGCCTTACGCATCGCGACAGCGGCGCAAAAACAGCCGCAACCAGAGTTGCATCTGCGCGCCGCCCGCACCGTGCAGTATGAAAAAGTGGCGCAGGTGATGGCCGCTGCGCAATCCGGCGGTCTCGGCAAGATCGGTTTCGTGACGGAGCCGGATACAAAATAG
- the hemP gene encoding hemin uptake protein HemP, producing MRRETPVDKDSVSSITKSVASAVTRIKSQDLFKQMRELEIDHGGRIYKLRLTQLNKLILTA from the coding sequence ATACGACGCGAAACTCCAGTTGATAAAGACTCGGTGTCCAGCATCACAAAGTCAGTTGCGTCAGCAGTCACGCGAATCAAGAGCCAGGATCTGTTCAAGCAAATGCGCGAACTGGAAATCGATCATGGCGGCAGAATTTACAAGCTCCGGTTGACCCAGTTGAACAAGCTGATCCTGACTGCCTGA
- a CDS encoding THUMP domain-containing class I SAM-dependent RNA methyltransferase translates to MSHQATDKHSYFCPCPRGLEGALAEELNEIAQFSAPAVTLKVHTQVPGGVHCSGLLSDAWRINLHSRIASRVLLRLTHGAYKTENDIYDMTLEQEWESWFPVSHTIRVDVTAVKSPLRSLQFTTLKIKDGICDRFRDLYNERPSVDTGTPDMRIVGFLDAHNFTLYLDTSGEALFKRGWRAETGDAPLRENLAAGLLRTTGWKPGTVLFDPMCGSGTILVEAAQILAGIPAGARRHFAFEKFNDFESDKWLAIKGSFKPNPLPTTPTIFGSDISGDMVQIAINNLRNAGILFEVPIKQIEAQEVKPPSDAEGGIMLTNPPYGERIGVRGDSTLSSDDLLTAFFTAFSTTLKQRFAGWSIFLFSADLGLPKLLRLKEARKTPFFNGALECRLFRFDMVAGFNRREAAKPKTE, encoded by the coding sequence ATGTCACACCAAGCTACAGATAAACACTCCTATTTTTGCCCCTGCCCACGCGGCCTGGAGGGCGCTCTGGCAGAAGAGCTGAATGAAATTGCGCAGTTCAGCGCCCCTGCCGTGACGCTCAAGGTCCATACCCAGGTTCCAGGCGGCGTCCATTGTTCCGGCTTGCTGAGCGATGCCTGGCGCATCAACCTGCATTCGCGCATCGCCAGCCGGGTGCTGCTGCGCCTGACGCATGGCGCATACAAGACCGAAAACGATATCTACGACATGACGCTCGAACAGGAATGGGAAAGCTGGTTTCCGGTCAGCCACACCATTCGCGTCGACGTCACTGCAGTGAAATCGCCGTTGCGCAGCCTGCAATTCACCACCTTGAAGATCAAGGACGGCATCTGCGACCGTTTCCGCGACTTGTACAACGAACGTCCTTCGGTCGATACCGGCACGCCGGACATGCGCATCGTCGGCTTTCTCGATGCCCATAATTTCACGCTCTATCTGGACACTTCGGGTGAAGCGCTGTTCAAGCGCGGCTGGCGCGCGGAAACCGGCGATGCGCCGTTGCGCGAGAACCTGGCTGCCGGCCTGTTGCGCACCACCGGCTGGAAACCAGGCACGGTACTGTTTGATCCGATGTGCGGGTCCGGCACGATCCTGGTCGAAGCGGCACAGATCCTGGCCGGTATCCCGGCCGGTGCCCGGCGTCACTTCGCCTTTGAAAAATTCAACGATTTCGAAAGCGACAAATGGCTAGCGATCAAAGGTAGCTTCAAGCCTAATCCGTTGCCGACCACACCAACCATTTTCGGCAGCGACATCTCAGGCGACATGGTGCAAATTGCCATCAACAACCTGCGCAATGCCGGCATCTTGTTTGAAGTACCGATCAAACAGATCGAAGCGCAGGAAGTCAAACCGCCGAGCGATGCCGAAGGCGGCATCATGCTGACCAACCCGCCCTATGGCGAACGGATTGGCGTGCGCGGCGACAGCACCTTGAGCAGCGACGATTTGCTGACCGCGTTCTTTACTGCCTTTAGCACCACCCTGAAGCAGCGCTTTGCCGGCTGGAGCATCTTCCTGTTCTCGGCCGACCTCGGCTTGCCGAAGCTGCTGCGCCTGAAAGAAGCGCGCAAGACGCCTTTCTTCAACGGCGCACTGGAATGCCGCCTGTTCCGCTTCGACATGGTGGCCGGCTTCAACCGGCGCGAAGCGGCCAAACCAAAAACCGAATAA
- a CDS encoding (2Fe-2S)-binding protein: MIVCVCNNVSDRKIRQAVDSGMTSMSELRENLGIATCCGKCHTCAKSLLRECLDNRAPAALRHVQALVFQPNVQAA; this comes from the coding sequence ATGATTGTTTGTGTTTGCAATAACGTCTCTGATCGAAAAATCCGGCAGGCCGTCGATTCGGGCATGACTTCGATGTCTGAACTGCGTGAGAACCTGGGTATCGCAACCTGCTGCGGGAAATGCCATACCTGTGCAAAAAGCCTCTTGCGTGAATGCCTGGATAACCGCGCCCCGGCAGCCCTTCGACATGTTCAGGCACTGGTGTTCCAGCCAAACGTACAAGCCGCGTAA
- a CDS encoding MotA/TolQ/ExbB proton channel family protein, translating into MEASPYGLEALWGQGDFVIKSVAVLLVAMSIASWYVILTKALQILRFQRAAHAAGHQFWDTTSLPEGIATLGTENPFAEVAQAGVSSMRHHAAHKGHLHDQLSVSDWVTLSLRQAIDEVSGKLQAGMAVLASVGSTAPFVGLFGTVWGIYHALVSIGTSGQASIDKVAGPVGEALIMTALGLAVAIPATFGYNALVRGNKTIIAKLNKFGFDLHALFVTGSRSSNNEPDQANGSGNGAKLVAVKGA; encoded by the coding sequence ATGGAAGCAAGTCCATACGGGTTAGAAGCGCTCTGGGGTCAGGGCGACTTTGTCATCAAGAGCGTCGCCGTCCTGCTGGTCGCGATGTCGATTGCATCTTGGTACGTCATCCTGACTAAGGCGTTACAGATTCTGCGTTTCCAGCGTGCCGCGCATGCCGCCGGTCATCAGTTCTGGGATACCACCAGCCTCCCTGAGGGAATCGCCACACTTGGCACCGAGAATCCGTTCGCCGAGGTAGCGCAAGCCGGCGTGTCCTCAATGCGCCACCACGCTGCCCATAAAGGCCACCTGCACGACCAGTTGTCGGTCAGCGACTGGGTCACGCTGTCGCTGCGCCAGGCTATCGATGAGGTTTCCGGCAAATTGCAGGCCGGCATGGCGGTACTGGCTTCGGTTGGCTCTACAGCGCCGTTTGTCGGCTTGTTTGGCACTGTCTGGGGCATTTACCATGCGCTGGTGTCGATCGGCACCTCCGGCCAGGCCAGCATCGACAAGGTCGCCGGCCCGGTAGGCGAAGCGCTGATCATGACTGCGCTGGGCCTGGCAGTCGCGATTCCGGCCACCTTCGGTTACAACGCGCTGGTGCGCGGCAACAAGACCATCATCGCCAAACTGAACAAGTTTGGCTTCGACCTGCACGCCCTGTTCGTCACGGGATCCCGTTCGAGCAATAACGAACCCGACCAAGCGAACGGTTCGGGCAATGGCGCCAAACTGGTCGCCGTGAAAGGTGCATGA
- a CDS encoding energy transducer TonB produces the protein MKYPAVSKRMGEEGKSVIRVLINDKGRAERVEIQKSSGSSRLDEAAKQAVMRALFKPYTEDGKAMPVFAIVPINFQLSS, from the coding sequence GTGAAATATCCAGCGGTCTCCAAACGCATGGGTGAGGAAGGCAAATCGGTGATCCGCGTCTTGATCAATGATAAAGGCCGCGCCGAACGTGTCGAAATACAGAAGTCATCCGGCTCCAGCCGTCTCGACGAGGCGGCGAAGCAGGCAGTGATGCGCGCTTTGTTCAAGCCATATACGGAAGACGGCAAGGCAATGCCGGTATTTGCCATCGTGCCGATCAATTTCCAGTTGTCCAGTTAA
- a CDS encoding glutamate-5-semialdehyde dehydrogenase, protein MTIQQYMTEVGQRARAASRAMARADTAAKNRALALIAAAIRRDAALLRSANQLDLDAARANGLAPAMLDRLTLSDKAIDTMVAGLEQIVALPDPIGEISNMKYRPTGIQVGQMRVPLGVIGIIYEARPNVTVDAAGLCIKSGNATILRGGSEAHHCNQALAKLVKEGLTGAGLPEDAVQVVDTTDRAAVGALITMPQYVDVIVPRGGKGLIERLIKEATVPMIKHLDGICHVYIDDQADLDKALPIAFNAKCHRYGTCNTMETLLVARAIAPRVLPALAQLYRAKEVELRADDEARALLQGYPHLSAATEEDWSTEYLAAILAVKIVADVDEAITHINTYSSQHTDSIVTENYSRAMRFLREVDSASVMINASTRFADGFEFGLGAEIGISNDKLHARGPVGLEGLTSLKYVVFGQGQVRE, encoded by the coding sequence ATGACCATCCAGCAATACATGACCGAAGTCGGACAACGCGCCCGCGCCGCATCGCGCGCCATGGCACGCGCCGACACCGCCGCCAAGAACCGCGCGCTGGCGTTGATCGCCGCCGCCATCCGCCGCGATGCCGCGCTGTTACGCAGCGCCAACCAGCTCGACCTCGACGCGGCGCGCGCCAACGGTCTGGCGCCGGCCATGCTTGATCGCCTGACGCTATCGGACAAGGCGATCGACACCATGGTCGCCGGGCTGGAGCAAATCGTTGCCCTGCCCGATCCGATCGGTGAAATCTCGAACATGAAATACCGCCCCACCGGCATCCAGGTCGGCCAGATGCGAGTGCCGCTCGGCGTCATCGGCATCATCTACGAAGCCCGGCCGAACGTCACCGTGGATGCCGCCGGCCTGTGCATCAAGAGCGGCAATGCAACCATCCTGCGCGGCGGTTCGGAAGCCCACCATTGCAACCAGGCGCTGGCTAAATTGGTCAAGGAAGGTCTAACCGGCGCCGGCTTGCCGGAAGATGCGGTGCAGGTGGTCGACACCACCGACCGCGCTGCGGTAGGCGCCCTGATCACCATGCCGCAATATGTCGACGTGATCGTGCCGCGCGGCGGCAAGGGCCTGATCGAACGCCTGATCAAGGAAGCCACCGTGCCAATGATCAAGCATCTGGACGGCATTTGCCACGTCTACATCGACGACCAGGCAGACCTCGACAAGGCGCTGCCGATCGCCTTCAACGCAAAATGCCACCGCTACGGCACCTGCAACACCATGGAGACCCTGCTGGTGGCGCGCGCCATCGCGCCCCGGGTTTTGCCGGCGCTGGCGCAGCTGTACCGCGCCAAGGAAGTAGAGCTGCGCGCCGACGACGAAGCGCGTGCCCTGCTGCAAGGCTATCCTCACCTGAGCGCGGCCACCGAAGAGGACTGGAGCACCGAATACCTGGCCGCGATCCTGGCAGTCAAAATCGTCGCCGATGTTGATGAGGCGATTACGCACATCAACACCTATTCGTCGCAGCATACCGACAGCATCGTTACCGAAAACTACTCGCGGGCAATGCGCTTCCTGCGCGAAGTGGATTCGGCTTCAGTCATGATCAATGCGTCAACGCGCTTTGCGGACGGCTTCGAATTCGGCCTGGGCGCCGAGATCGGCATTTCCAACGACAAGCTGCATGCACGCGGACCAGTTGGCCTGGAAGGCCTGACCTCGCTGAAGTATGTGGTGTTTGGACAAGGACAGGTACGCGAATGA
- a CDS encoding CopD family protein — protein MLWIKSLHIVFIASWFAGLFYLPRILVNLAQETETVATQRLLLMARKLYRFMSLLSIPAILFGAWLWLGYGIGKGPGNGWMHVKLLLVIFVIGYHHACGSLLKKFENGVNTRSHTWFRWFNEVPVILLLAIVILVVVKPF, from the coding sequence ATGCTCTGGATCAAATCGCTACATATCGTCTTCATCGCCTCCTGGTTTGCCGGCTTGTTCTATCTGCCCCGCATCCTGGTCAACCTGGCGCAGGAAACTGAAACCGTGGCGACCCAGCGCCTGTTGCTGATGGCCCGCAAGCTGTATCGCTTCATGTCGCTACTATCGATTCCGGCCATACTGTTCGGCGCCTGGCTATGGCTTGGTTACGGCATCGGCAAGGGGCCGGGCAACGGCTGGATGCACGTCAAGCTGTTGCTGGTGATTTTTGTCATTGGCTACCACCATGCCTGCGGCAGCTTGCTGAAGAAATTTGAAAACGGCGTTAACACACGCAGCCACACCTGGTTCCGCTGGTTCAACGAAGTACCGGTGATCCTGTTGCTGGCAATCGTGATCCTGGTTGTGGTCAAACCGTTCTAA
- a CDS encoding 2-hydroxychromene-2-carboxylate isomerase → MSKLCEYYFAPHSPFAYLGHARLLELAKQHNVKIALKPCDLSKVFSISGGLPLAKRSPQRQAYRLAELRRWSEYLQVPLNLQPTFFPVQSDDAAKLIIATQLAHGTEAALALTSAIMRAVWAEQRNIADGATLIAIATDLGHDGKTLLKSAETASIQNEFDRFTEEAISANVFGAPWYVVDGEGFWGQDRLDFVERAFAR, encoded by the coding sequence ATGAGCAAGCTTTGTGAATATTATTTTGCGCCGCATTCGCCGTTCGCCTACCTGGGCCATGCACGCTTGCTGGAGCTGGCCAAGCAACATAACGTCAAGATCGCGCTGAAGCCGTGCGACCTGTCGAAAGTTTTCAGCATCTCCGGCGGTCTGCCGCTGGCCAAGCGCTCACCGCAGCGCCAGGCCTATCGACTGGCGGAACTACGACGCTGGAGCGAATACCTGCAAGTGCCACTGAACCTGCAACCGACTTTCTTCCCGGTGCAAAGCGACGATGCCGCAAAGCTGATCATTGCGACGCAACTGGCGCACGGTACCGAAGCCGCGCTAGCGCTAACCAGCGCTATAATGCGCGCAGTCTGGGCCGAACAACGCAATATCGCCGACGGCGCTACCCTGATCGCGATTGCCACCGACCTCGGCCATGACGGCAAGACCCTGCTGAAATCGGCCGAAACCGCCAGCATCCAGAATGAATTCGACCGGTTTACCGAAGAGGCGATTTCCGCCAATGTATTTGGCGCCCCCTGGTATGTGGTCGACGGCGAAGGATTCTGGGGCCAGGACCGGCTGGATTTTGTGGAGCGCGCCTTCGCCAGATAA